A region from the Vulpes lagopus strain Blue_001 chromosome 5, ASM1834538v1, whole genome shotgun sequence genome encodes:
- the PAN2 gene encoding PAN2-PAN3 deadenylation complex catalytic subunit PAN2 isoform X5 → MNFEGLDPGLAEYAPTMHSALDPVLDAHLNSSLLQNVELDPDGVALEALPVPESVHIMEGVYSELHSVVAEVGVPVSVSHFDLHEEMLWVGSHGGHATSFFGPALERYSSFQVNGSDDIRQIQSLENGILFLTKNNLKYMARGGLIIFDYLLDESEDMHSVLLTDSSTLLVGGLQNHILEIDLNTVQETQKYAVETPGVTIMRQTNRFFFCGHTSGKVSLRDLRTFKVEHEFDAFSGSLSDFDVHGNLLAACGFSSRLTGLACDRFLKVYDLRMMRAITPLQVHVDPAFLRFIPTYTSRLAIISQSGQCQFCEPTGLANPADIFHVNPVGPLLMTFDVSASKQALAFGDSEGCVHLWTDSPEPSFNPYSRETEFALPCLVDSLPSLDWSQDLLPLSLIPVPLTTDALLSDWPAANSAPAPRRAPPVDAEILRTMKKVGFIGYAPNPRTRLRNQIPYRLKESDSEFDSFSQVTESPIGREEEPHLHMVSKKYRKVTIKYSKLGLEDFDFKHYNKTLFAGLEPHIPNAYCNCMIQVLYFLEPVRCLIQNHLCQKEFCLACELGFLFHMLDLSRGDPCQGSNFLRAFRTIPEASALGLILADSDEASGKGSLARLIQRWNRFILTQLHQDMQELEVPQAYRGAGVSSFCSSGDSVIGQLFSCEMENCSLCRCGSETVRASSTLLFTLSYPEGSTSDKTGKSCDFAQVLKRSICLEQNTQAWCDNCEKYQPTIQTRNIRHLPDILVINCEVNSLKEADFWRVQAEVAFKMAIKKHGGEISKNKEFALADWKELGSPEGMLMCSSVEELKNVWLPFSIRMKMTKNKGLDVCNWTDGDEIQWGPARAEEEHGVYVYDLMATVVHILDSRTGGSLVAHIKVGETYHQRKEGVTHQQWYLFNDFLIEPIDKHEAVQFDMSWKVPAILYYVKRNLNSKYNLNIKNPIEASVLLAEASLARKQRKTHTTFIPLMLNEMPQVGDLVGLDAEFVTLNEEEAELRSDGTKSTIKPSQMSVARITCVRGQGPNEGIPFIDDYISTQEQVVDYLTQYSGIKPGDLDAKISSKHLTTLKSTYLKLRFLIDIGVKFVGHGLQKDFRVINLMVPKDQVLDTVYLFHMPRKRMISLRFLAWYFLGPKLFHL, encoded by the exons ATGAACTTCGAGGGCCTGGACCCTGGACTGGCGGAGTATGCCCCTACCATGCATTCTGCCCTGGACCCTGTCCTGGATGCCCACCTGAATTCAAGTCTGCTACAGAATGTGGAGCTGGATCCGGACGGGGTGGCCTTGGAGGCTCTTCCCGTCCCAGAGTCAGTACACATAATGGAAGGTGTCTACTCTGAATTGCACAGTGTGGTGGCCGAAGTGGGTGTGCCTGTCTCCGTCTCCCACTTTGACTTGCACGAGGAGATGCTGTGGGTGGGAAGCCACGGG GGCCATGCCACTTCATTTTTTGGCCCAGCCTTGGAGCGTTACTCATCCTTTCAGGTCAATGGCAGTGATGACATTCGACAGATCCAGAGCCTGGAAAATGGTATCCTTTTTCTCACCAAGAACAACCTCAAGTATATGGCCCGTGGGGGCCTCATTATATTTGATTACCT GCTAGATGAGAGTGAGGATATGCACAGTGTCCTGCTGACGGATAGCAGCACTCTGCTTGTTGGCGGGCTGCAGAACCACATACTGGAGATTGACCTTAACACTGTCCAGGAGACTCAGAAG TACGCAGTCGAGACGCCCGGAGTCACCATTATGAGACAGACAAATCGCTTCTTCTTCTGTGGCCACACATCTGGCAAG GTTTCCCTGCGAGACCTTCGCACTTTTAAGGTGGAGCATGAGTTCGACGCTTTCTCAGGGAGTCTGTCAGATTTTGATGTGCATGGCAACCTACTGGCTGCCTGTGGCTTCTCCAGTCGCCTCACTGGCCTGGCCTGTGACCGTTTCCTGAAGGTGTATGATCTGCGTATGATGCGTGCCATCACACCACTTCAAGTACACGTGGATCCTGCCTTTTTGCGCTTCATCCCTACCTACACGTCCCGACTTGCTATCATCTCCCAGTCAG GGCAGTGCCAGTTTTGTGAGCCCACAGGCCTGGCCAACCCAGCAGACATCTTTCATGTGAATCCTGTGGGGCCTCTACTAATGACATTTGACGTATCGGCCAGCAAGCAGGCCCTAGCCTTTGGGGATTCTGAGGGCTGTGTGCACCTCTGGACTGATTCCCCTGAGCCTTCCTTCAACCCTTACTCCCGTGAGACCGAGTTTGCTCTACCCTGTCTCGTGGACTCACTTCCTTCTCTGGACTGGAGTCAGGACCTGCTGCCTCTTTCCCTCATCCCTGTCCCGCTCACTACCGACGCGCTTCTCTCGGATTGGCCTGCCGCCAACTCAGCGCCAGCCCCCAG GCGAGCGCCCCCTGTGGATGCAGAGATTCTCCGCACCATGAAGAAGGTGGGCTTCATTGGCTATGCGCCCAACCCCCGCACCAGGCTGCGCAATCAG ATTCCTTACCGACTCAAGGAGTCAGACAGTGAATTTGACAGCTTCAGCCAGGTCACTGAGTCACCGATAGGGCGGGAAGAGGAGCCACATCTCCACATGGTCTCTAAGAAATACCGCAAG GTAACCATCAAATACTCCAAGCTAGGGCTGGAGGACTTTGACTTCAAACACTACAATAAGACCCTGTTTGCTGGATTAGAGCCCCACATCCCCAATGCCTACTGTAACTGCATGATCCAG GTGCTCTACTTCCTGGAGCCTGTCCGCTGTCTAATCCAGAACCATCTTTGCCAGAAGGAGTTCTGCCTGGCATGTGAGCTGGGCTTCCTCTTCCACATGTTGGATCTCTCTCGAGGTGACCCTTGTCAG GGCAGTAATTTTCTTCGGGCATTCCGCACCATCCCTGAGGCATCAGCGCTTGGTCTGATCCTGGCTGACTCAGATGAGGCATCAGGCAAAGGCAGTCTGGCCAGGCTTATTCAGAGGTGGAATCGCTTCATTCTTACTCAGCTGCATCAGGATATGCAGGAGCTCGAAGTACCCCAGGCTTATCGAGGTGCTGGAGTCAG CAGCTTTTGCTCATCGGGGGACTCTGTCATCGGGCAGCTGTTCAGCTGTGAGATGGAGAACTGCAGCCTCTGCCGCTGTGGCAGTGAGACCGTGCGAGCCTCATCCACCCTGCTCTTCACGCTCTCCTACCCCGAGGGTAGCACCAGCG ATAAAACCGGGAAGAGTTGTGACTTTGCTCAGGTGCTGAAGCGAAGCATCTGCCTGGAGCAGAATACACAGGCTTGGTGTGACAACTGTGAGAAGTACCAGCCCACG attCAGACCCGCAACATCCGCCATCTGCCAGATATTCTTGTCATCAACTGTGAGGTGAACAGCTTGAAAGAAGCTGATTTCTGGAGAGTGCAGGCTGAG GTTGCCTTTAAGATGGCCATAAAGAAGCATGGTGGGGAAATCTCCAAAAACAAAGAGTTTGCTTTGGCTGATTG GAAAGAACTAGGGAGTCCAGAGGGTATGCTGATGTGTTCCTCCGTTGAGGAATTGAAGAACGTCTGGCTTCCTTTCTCCATTCGCATGAAGATGACCAAGAACAAAGGGCTGGATGTTTGCAATTGGACTGATGGCGATGAGATACAG TGGGGCCCAgccagggcagaggaggagcatgGTGTCTATGTGTATGACCTGATGGCTACTGTGGTACACATCCTGGACTCACGCAcagggggcagcctggtggctcacaTCAAAGTTGGAGAGACCTACCACCAGCGTAAGGAG GGTGTTACCCACCAGCAGTGGTATCTCTTCAATGACTTTCTTATTGAACCTATTGATAAG catGAAGCTGTGCAGTTTGACATGAGTTGGAAAGTGCCTGCTATCCTTTATTACGTCAAAAGGAATCTTAATTCCAAATACAACCTGAACA TCAAGAACCCTATTGAAGCCAGTGTCCTGCTGGCTGAAGCCTCACTAGCACGGAAGCAACGGAAAACACACACTACTTTTATTCCACTGATGCTGAATGAGATGCCACAGGTTGGGGACCTGGTGGGCCTGGATGCTGAGTTTGTCACCCTTAATGAG GAGGAAGCAGAGTTACGCAGTGATGGCACCAAGTCTACCATCAAACCGAGCCAGATGTCAGTAGCGAGGATTACCTGTGTTCGAGGCCAAGGACCCAATGAGGGTATCCCCTTCATTGATGACTACATTTCTACCCAGGAACAG GTGGTGGATTACTTGACTCAGTACTCGGGGATAAAGCCAGGAGACCTAGATGCCAAGATTTCCTCTAAGCACCTCACAACTCTCAAGTCTACCTACTTAAAGCTTCGTTTTCTTATAGACATTGGAGTCAAGTTTGTGGGTCACGGTCTACAGAAGGACTTCCGGGTCATCAACCTCATG GTGCCCAAGGACCAAGTCCTTGACACTGTCTATCTCTTTCATATGCCCCGAAAACGAATGATTTCCCTGCGATTCCTTGCTTGGTACTTTTTAG GTCCCAAACTATTCCACCTCTAA
- the PAN2 gene encoding PAN2-PAN3 deadenylation complex catalytic subunit PAN2 isoform X4, translating into MNFEGLDPGLAEYAPTMHSALDPVLDAHLNSSLLQNVELDPDGVALEALPVPESVHIMEGVYSELHSVVAEVGVPVSVSHFDLHEEMLWVGSHGGHATSFFGPALERYSSFQVNGSDDIRQIQSLENGILFLTKNNLKYMARGGLIIFDYLLDESEDMHSVLLTDSSTLLVGGLQNHILEIDLNTVQETQKYAVETPGVTIMRQTNRFFFCGHTSGKVSLRDLRTFKVEHEFDAFSGSLSDFDVHGNLLAACGFSSRLTGLACDRFLKVYDLRMMRAITPLQVHVDPAFLRFIPTYTSRLAIISQSGQCQFCEPTGLANPADIFHVNPVGPLLMTFDVSASKQALAFGDSEGCVHLWTDSPEPSFNPYSRETEFALPCLVDSLPSLDWSQDLLPLSLIPVPLTTDALLSDWPAANSAPAPRRAPPVDAEILRTMKKVGFIGYAPNPRTRLRNQIPYRLKESDSEFDSFSQVTESPIGREEEPHLHMVSKKYRKVTIKYSKLGLEDFDFKHYNKTLFAGLEPHIPNAYCNCMIQVLYFLEPVRCLIQNHLCQKEFCLACELGFLFHMLDLSRGDPCQGSNFLRAFRTIPEASALGLILADSDEASGKGSLARLIQRWNRFILTQLHQDMQELEVPQAYRGAGVSFCSSGDSVIGQLFSCEMENCSLCRCGSETVRASSTLLFTLSYPEDKTGKSCDFAQVLKRSICLEQNTQAWCDNCEKYQPTIQTRNIRHLPDILVINCEVNSLKEADFWRVQAEVAFKMAIKKHGGEISKNKEFALADWKELGSPEGMLMCSSVEELKNVWLPFSIRMKMTKNKGLDVCNWTDGDEIQWGPARAEEEHGVYVYDLMATVVHILDSRTGGSLVAHIKVGETYHQRKEGVTHQQWYLFNDFLIEPIDKHEAVQFDMSWKVPAILYYVKRNLNSKYNLNIKNPIEASVLLAEASLARKQRKTHTTFIPLMLNEMPQVGDLVGLDAEFVTLNEEEAELRSDGTKSTIKPSQMSVARITCVRGQGPNEGIPFIDDYISTQEQVVDYLTQYSGIKPGDLDAKISSKHLTTLKSTYLKLRFLIDIGVKFVGHGLQKDFRVINLMVPKDQVLDTVYLFHMPRKRMISLRFLAWYFLDLKIQGETHDSIEDARTALQLYRKYLELSKNGTEPESFHKVLKGLYEKGRKMDWKVPEPEGQTSPKNAAVFSSVLAL; encoded by the exons ATGAACTTCGAGGGCCTGGACCCTGGACTGGCGGAGTATGCCCCTACCATGCATTCTGCCCTGGACCCTGTCCTGGATGCCCACCTGAATTCAAGTCTGCTACAGAATGTGGAGCTGGATCCGGACGGGGTGGCCTTGGAGGCTCTTCCCGTCCCAGAGTCAGTACACATAATGGAAGGTGTCTACTCTGAATTGCACAGTGTGGTGGCCGAAGTGGGTGTGCCTGTCTCCGTCTCCCACTTTGACTTGCACGAGGAGATGCTGTGGGTGGGAAGCCACGGG GGCCATGCCACTTCATTTTTTGGCCCAGCCTTGGAGCGTTACTCATCCTTTCAGGTCAATGGCAGTGATGACATTCGACAGATCCAGAGCCTGGAAAATGGTATCCTTTTTCTCACCAAGAACAACCTCAAGTATATGGCCCGTGGGGGCCTCATTATATTTGATTACCT GCTAGATGAGAGTGAGGATATGCACAGTGTCCTGCTGACGGATAGCAGCACTCTGCTTGTTGGCGGGCTGCAGAACCACATACTGGAGATTGACCTTAACACTGTCCAGGAGACTCAGAAG TACGCAGTCGAGACGCCCGGAGTCACCATTATGAGACAGACAAATCGCTTCTTCTTCTGTGGCCACACATCTGGCAAG GTTTCCCTGCGAGACCTTCGCACTTTTAAGGTGGAGCATGAGTTCGACGCTTTCTCAGGGAGTCTGTCAGATTTTGATGTGCATGGCAACCTACTGGCTGCCTGTGGCTTCTCCAGTCGCCTCACTGGCCTGGCCTGTGACCGTTTCCTGAAGGTGTATGATCTGCGTATGATGCGTGCCATCACACCACTTCAAGTACACGTGGATCCTGCCTTTTTGCGCTTCATCCCTACCTACACGTCCCGACTTGCTATCATCTCCCAGTCAG GGCAGTGCCAGTTTTGTGAGCCCACAGGCCTGGCCAACCCAGCAGACATCTTTCATGTGAATCCTGTGGGGCCTCTACTAATGACATTTGACGTATCGGCCAGCAAGCAGGCCCTAGCCTTTGGGGATTCTGAGGGCTGTGTGCACCTCTGGACTGATTCCCCTGAGCCTTCCTTCAACCCTTACTCCCGTGAGACCGAGTTTGCTCTACCCTGTCTCGTGGACTCACTTCCTTCTCTGGACTGGAGTCAGGACCTGCTGCCTCTTTCCCTCATCCCTGTCCCGCTCACTACCGACGCGCTTCTCTCGGATTGGCCTGCCGCCAACTCAGCGCCAGCCCCCAG GCGAGCGCCCCCTGTGGATGCAGAGATTCTCCGCACCATGAAGAAGGTGGGCTTCATTGGCTATGCGCCCAACCCCCGCACCAGGCTGCGCAATCAG ATTCCTTACCGACTCAAGGAGTCAGACAGTGAATTTGACAGCTTCAGCCAGGTCACTGAGTCACCGATAGGGCGGGAAGAGGAGCCACATCTCCACATGGTCTCTAAGAAATACCGCAAG GTAACCATCAAATACTCCAAGCTAGGGCTGGAGGACTTTGACTTCAAACACTACAATAAGACCCTGTTTGCTGGATTAGAGCCCCACATCCCCAATGCCTACTGTAACTGCATGATCCAG GTGCTCTACTTCCTGGAGCCTGTCCGCTGTCTAATCCAGAACCATCTTTGCCAGAAGGAGTTCTGCCTGGCATGTGAGCTGGGCTTCCTCTTCCACATGTTGGATCTCTCTCGAGGTGACCCTTGTCAG GGCAGTAATTTTCTTCGGGCATTCCGCACCATCCCTGAGGCATCAGCGCTTGGTCTGATCCTGGCTGACTCAGATGAGGCATCAGGCAAAGGCAGTCTGGCCAGGCTTATTCAGAGGTGGAATCGCTTCATTCTTACTCAGCTGCATCAGGATATGCAGGAGCTCGAAGTACCCCAGGCTTATCGAGGTGCTGGAGTCAG CTTTTGCTCATCGGGGGACTCTGTCATCGGGCAGCTGTTCAGCTGTGAGATGGAGAACTGCAGCCTCTGCCGCTGTGGCAGTGAGACCGTGCGAGCCTCATCCACCCTGCTCTTCACGCTCTCCTACCCCGAGG ATAAAACCGGGAAGAGTTGTGACTTTGCTCAGGTGCTGAAGCGAAGCATCTGCCTGGAGCAGAATACACAGGCTTGGTGTGACAACTGTGAGAAGTACCAGCCCACG attCAGACCCGCAACATCCGCCATCTGCCAGATATTCTTGTCATCAACTGTGAGGTGAACAGCTTGAAAGAAGCTGATTTCTGGAGAGTGCAGGCTGAG GTTGCCTTTAAGATGGCCATAAAGAAGCATGGTGGGGAAATCTCCAAAAACAAAGAGTTTGCTTTGGCTGATTG GAAAGAACTAGGGAGTCCAGAGGGTATGCTGATGTGTTCCTCCGTTGAGGAATTGAAGAACGTCTGGCTTCCTTTCTCCATTCGCATGAAGATGACCAAGAACAAAGGGCTGGATGTTTGCAATTGGACTGATGGCGATGAGATACAG TGGGGCCCAgccagggcagaggaggagcatgGTGTCTATGTGTATGACCTGATGGCTACTGTGGTACACATCCTGGACTCACGCAcagggggcagcctggtggctcacaTCAAAGTTGGAGAGACCTACCACCAGCGTAAGGAG GGTGTTACCCACCAGCAGTGGTATCTCTTCAATGACTTTCTTATTGAACCTATTGATAAG catGAAGCTGTGCAGTTTGACATGAGTTGGAAAGTGCCTGCTATCCTTTATTACGTCAAAAGGAATCTTAATTCCAAATACAACCTGAACA TCAAGAACCCTATTGAAGCCAGTGTCCTGCTGGCTGAAGCCTCACTAGCACGGAAGCAACGGAAAACACACACTACTTTTATTCCACTGATGCTGAATGAGATGCCACAGGTTGGGGACCTGGTGGGCCTGGATGCTGAGTTTGTCACCCTTAATGAG GAGGAAGCAGAGTTACGCAGTGATGGCACCAAGTCTACCATCAAACCGAGCCAGATGTCAGTAGCGAGGATTACCTGTGTTCGAGGCCAAGGACCCAATGAGGGTATCCCCTTCATTGATGACTACATTTCTACCCAGGAACAG GTGGTGGATTACTTGACTCAGTACTCGGGGATAAAGCCAGGAGACCTAGATGCCAAGATTTCCTCTAAGCACCTCACAACTCTCAAGTCTACCTACTTAAAGCTTCGTTTTCTTATAGACATTGGAGTCAAGTTTGTGGGTCACGGTCTACAGAAGGACTTCCGGGTCATCAACCTCATG GTGCCCAAGGACCAAGTCCTTGACACTGTCTATCTCTTTCATATGCCCCGAAAACGAATGATTTCCCTGCGATTCCTTGCTTGGTACTTTTTAG ACTTGAAGATTCAAGGGGAAACCCATGACAGTATTGAGGATGCCCGCACAGCCCTTCAGCTCTACCGAAAATATCTGGAGCTAAGCAAAAATGGCACTGAGCCTGAATCCTTCCACAAAGTGCTCAAGGGTCTTTATGAGAAGGGCCGGAAGATGGACTGGAAAGTGCCTGAACCTGAGGGCCAGACAAGTCCCAAGA ATGCAGCTGTCTTCTCTTCAGTGTTGGCGCTTTGA